The window AGTATCTCAGCGCCGGCGCGGCGGGCGCGTTCGTCGTCGGACTCGAGCAGGTCGACGGCGGCGACGGCGAGAGGTGCTGCTCCTGCGCCGTCGGGGAACGGCCAGTCGGCGTCGGCTATGACCCTCAAGATGAGGTTGGGCCGCTCTGAGCGCTCCTCAATGTGGTGCGAGGCGGCGATCCGAGCCAATGCTGATTCGGACACATAGGCCTCGTCGGGGCCGGGGGCGGGCTCGAAGCGGACGGCCATGCCCAAGGCGCGGGCGACTCTCATCAGGTTGCCGATCTCAGCGCCGGGGTGGCCCTTCTCGCATAAGCTGACCCAGCGGCGGGAAACTCCAGCCGCGTCGGCGAGCTGCTGCCGGACCTGCACGCCGAACCCGCAGCCCGGCCATCCCGGCGAGCGCGCCGCCGTAAGGTCCGCAGCCCGCCCATCTGCTCGATAGGGAGCCGCGCCCAACCTCAATGGAATAATGTCGTGGCAACCCGGTATGATTCGGGCGTGAGCAAAACCCCAGCGGAGACGACAGCCAGCGACAGCCCGGCGTCGGCGCGCCCGTTCGGCGTCGGCGCGCCCGGCCCGCCGCGCACAACCAGACCCGGGTCGATATCCGACACGGTGCGCCGATGGGTGCTCGACCTACCCGACGACACCATGTTCCGCATCAGCGACGTTCCCGCCGAACCCCGCCAGGCGGCCCGCATCCTCCACGACATGGTCGGCGAGCACCCCGAGATCGAGCGCATCTTCAAGGGCTTCTACTGGCGGGGCTGGTCGGAGCCGAACACGAATGCAGCGCCCCACGAGCGGATCGCCATGGTCTACGCCGGCGACGGCGCCGGTTTCGCCGGGCCGACAGCCATCCACCGCCTCGGGTGGACGACCCAGTGGCCGGCGAAAGTCCACATCTGCGCTTTGGGCCGACCGCCGGCATCCGCCCACCCCTTCGTCAGGTTCACCGGGCGCAGCAATCCGCTGCGCGGTGACCTCACCTGGGCTGAGGTCACGCTGCTTGAGGGTGTGCTGTACTCAGATCGGGCCGAGCCGCGCTGGGACGGCTGGACTTTCGATGAGAACGGCGAAGCCTGCCAGGTCGAAGACTGGGGCCAAGCCGCCTGGGACGACGCTATCGGCCGCCTCTCGGACGGCTCTGCCATACGGCGGCTCGGCACCGACGCGTCGATCCGCCCGTCCGCTGTCGCCGAAGCAGCAGCAGGGGAATGCTCCGCGCCCCGCCGGCTGCGCGACCGCGCCGCCGAGCTGCCCGACCGGCTGCCGGAGCTGATCGCCTGGGACCACCATGCCGGACCGGACTGGCACAACCGGCCCCTCCGCATGGCCGTCCCCGCATAACCGGCGCAACTAACGCCGCGCCGCCGCATACCCGGAGCTCGGCGGCTTCACCGTCCCGGCCATCTGGCCTCAGATCACCGCCGCCAACAAGCTCAGCGCCCTCCACTCGGCCGCAGACAAAGGCGACCACGACAAACTTCGCCGCCGGGGACGCGACCTCTACGACCTCGCCCAGATCGCCGACGACCCCGATCTGGCCGCCGCGGTGCGCGCCACAGTCGCCGACACCGCCGCCCACACCTCCGCGACCACACGTATCCCCGGCATCAGCCCCCGTCCTGAAACCGGCTACGCGGCCAGCCCTGCCTTCACTCCCGGCACGAAAGCCTGCGAAGCCCTCGAACAGGGCTACGACGAAATGCTGGCAATGGTGTACGGACCCCGACCGGCGTTCGCCGACGCGCTCAACGCCGCCCGCTCCCTCGACTCCTGAAAACAACCGGGGTCTGTCAGGAATTTTGCGTATCGGGCGTGATCTGAGGGTCAGCGGCCGGGTGCTGCGGGTCGGGAGACGCAGGGGTTGGCATCAGTTGGTGTTTTTGATGGTGCCGGTGGCGGTGGTGTTGGCGAGGGTGGCGGGGCCTCGGGGGTTGGACAGGGTGATCTGGAGGGTTTCGTCGCCTTCTGCGCGGTTGTCGGGCAGGGCGAGGACGCTGATTTCCTGGTAGGTCTGGCCGCCCCGGAAGCTGACTGTGCCGGTGGCGCGGGGTATGTGCCAGTCGACGCCCTGTTCGGCGGTTATGCCGCGGACCTCGTAGTCGACGGTGATGGTGCGCCAGAACGTCTCGGTGAGGGTGACGGCGAACCGCAGCCTGCCGCCCTCGGCGGCGGCGGCGTCGGCGATTTTGATCTGGCGTTCCGCGGGCGGCGGGGGCTGGTCGTCGTTGGTGATGGCGGTGTCGACCGGGCCGCCGGTAGCGGTGATGCCGCCTGACAGGCCCTGGCCAGCGGGGGCGCGCCGGCCTGAGCCGAACGCGACTCGCACGGTGCGCTCGTCGGTGTCGTCGTTGGGCGCCGCGGTCAGCACCAGGGTGGCCTGTTGCGCGCCGGCGGCGAACACGACGGCGGGGTTCTGGGCGCTGTGGGGGTCTGCGGTGGCCAGCGTTACGTGGCCGTTGAGACCCTGGCCCTGCTTGAGGGCCAGCGTGTAGTGGGTGCCGGCTGTGGCGCCCGAGATCGCCAGCGGCGCGGTGAGGGTCTCGCCTGACGCGAGCGCCCGGCCCAGCGTCACGGTGATCTCGCGGGTGCCGCCGTCCTCGGCGATAGCGCTGCCGGCCGCGGCCGCCAGCGTCACCGAAGTGGCGTCGTCGTCGGCCACATCGACTGTTGCAGTTTCCTGCGACGAGGAGACGGTGTAGCCGGTTCCGAGGTTGACGGTGGCGGTGACCGACCCGTCGGGCTCGTCGGTGCTGTCGCCGGCGGTGGCGACGGTGAAGGTCTTGCTGCCGCCGGTGGGGATGACGACGGTCTTGGTGCCGGTCGAGGCGCCGAAGTCGCCGGTCTGGGCGACGGCCACCGTCACGGTGAGGGCAGATGCGGGCGCGGGGGCGGCGGTGACGGTGAACACCGCAGAACCGCCCTCGGTGATCCCGCTGCCCGCGGTCACGCTGACCTCCGGCGTCGCAGGAGGCGGCGGGGGCGGCGGGTCGTCGTCGTCGGCGACGGCGACCGCGGCTGTGCCCTGGGTGGCCGACACGGTGTAGCCGCTGCCGGCGTTGACGGTGGCGGTGATCGAGCCGTCGGGCTCGTCGGTGCTGTCGCCGGCGGTGGCGACGGTGAAGGTCTTGCTGCCGCCGGTGGGGATGACGACGGTCTTGGTGCCGGTCGAGGCGCCGAAGTCGCCGGTCTGGGCGACGGCCACCGTCACGGTGAGGGCAGATGCGGGCGCGGGGGCGGCGGTGACGGTGAAGCTCGCCGGGGTGCCCTCGGTGATCCCGCTGCCCGCGGTCACGCTGATCTCCGGCGTCGCAGGAGGCGGGGGGGGCGGGGGCGGCGGCGGGGGTGGGGGCGGAGGCGGCGGGGGCGGGGGCGGGGGCGGCGGGGGGGTTGGGGGGGTTGGGGGGGTTGGGGTGGGGGTGTCGTCGTCGGCGACGGCGACGGTGGCTGCGCTCTGGGCGCCCGAGACGGTGTAGCCGCTGCCGGGGTTGAGGGTGGCGGTGATTGTGCCGTCGGCCTCTGCGGTGTCGTCGCCGATGGTGGCGACGGTGGCCTTGGCTGTGCCGGTGGTGGGGATGGCGACGGTGCGGGCGCCGATGGCGGCGCCGAAGTCGCCGGTCCGGGTGACGGTGACGACCACCGCCAGCGGCGCTGCGGGCGGCGGGGCGGCGGTGACGGTGAACGATGCCGGGCTGCCCTCGGTGACGCCCGCGGCGGCGGTGACGCTGATCTGGGGTGCTGCGGTCTTGGGCGTGCCGGGGGTTCCGGTGTTGCCGCGGCAGGCTTCGAGGCGGTCGAGCTCGGCGTAGATGCTCTGCCAGAGCGCGTTGGGGCCGTCGCCCTGCCAGTTCGGCGTCTGGCG is drawn from bacterium and contains these coding sequences:
- a CDS encoding fibronectin type III domain-containing protein, whose translation is NEAMGYFLALNRQTEFPISVHRLRTDPAMNDVKTYPAVDQTTANAAEERALEAKLRRARYIPLGDSLDDYRGIVLELPEGFPLTGDWIDLGAGIEVVDLRAEVPSATAQPLGSSSAPDSLAGDILYANDGAPADDRINMLVVSDITETSIAVAWNEADGADGYELRWHAGGQTQPQTQRRSGTSHTITGLTAGTAYQIRVMVIKQGSAVAAKSSHTITVTTAGTRSQQPPATPEVSVTAAAGITEGGTASFTVTARPAPAAPLAVSVSVTQTGDYAASGTTGTKTVTVPTTGSAAHTVATVDDSADEPHGSVTLTVNAASGYTVSGTQGAATVAVSDDDGPPPTPAATPEVSVSVGAGVTEGGTATFTVSASPAPTAPLAVSVTVIESGEFGAATGAKTITIPTSGSVAHAVATADDGADEPDGSITLSLNRGSGYAVSPSRPAATLVVADDDDPPETPAKVCKTADTALLAEVKAKTTDPWGGARPDLVDTFTRAHDTMAGTDDYTVADLKARADRQTPNWQGDGPNALWQSIYAELDRLEACRGNTGTPGTPKTAAPQISVTAAAGVTEGSPASFTVTAAPPPAAPLAVVVTVTRTGDFGAAIGARTVAIPTTGTAKATVATIGDDTAEADGTITATLNPGSGYTVSGAQSAATVAVADDDTPTPTPPTPPTPPPPPPPPPPPPPPPPPPPPPPPPPATPEISVTAGSGITEGTPASFTVTAAPAPASALTVTVAVAQTGDFGASTGTKTVVIPTGGSKTFTVATAGDSTDEPDGSITATVNAGSGYTVSATQGTAAVAVADDDDPPPPPPPATPEVSVTAGSGITEGGSAVFTVTAAPAPASALTVTVAVAQTGDFGASTGTKTVVIPTGGSKTFTVATAGDSTDEPDGSVTATVNLGTGYTVSSSQETATVDVADDDATSVTLAAAAGSAIAEDGGTREITVTLGRALASGETLTAPLAISGATAGTHYTLALKQGQGLNGHVTLATADPHSAQNPAVVFAAGAQQATLVLTAAPNDDTDERTVRVAFGSGRRAPAGQGLSGGITATGGPVDTAITNDDQPPPPAERQIKIADAAAAEGGRLRFAVTLTETFWRTITVDYEVRGITAEQGVDWHIPRATGTVSFRGGQTYQEISVLALPDNRAEGDETLQITLSNPRGPATLANTTATGTIKNTN